In one window of Zingiber officinale cultivar Zhangliang chromosome 11A, Zo_v1.1, whole genome shotgun sequence DNA:
- the LOC122032003 gene encoding homeobox-leucine zipper protein HOX15-like, with product MCCEILVYPLTPSLCEEWPVLYGIFSPSYSSLPTSKNRSKILSFCRKNRLPHFSMFSSPLYINRKPERQRSVQLNMAMSQEGACDISLSLELSIGRSWRSAKECSEPCFTFSLSDSFGASDVGFSVKKETVSRDIACEEVEAERLPSFRSGGSDEDDDVGARKKLRLTKEQSALLENRFKEHSTINTRQKHALAEQLSLRPRQIEVWFQNRRARTKLKQMEVDCEFLKKRCQKLSDENRRLHKELQQIKTPIKATPSHMSFPAAVNLTVCPSCESRGHSAGNDQD from the exons ATGTGTTGTGAAATCTTGGTTTACCCTCTTACGCCATCTTTATGCGAAGAGTGGCCGGTCCTCTATGGAATCTTTTCCCCGTCGTACTCTAGTTTGCCGACGTCCAAAAACAGAAGCAAAATCCTTTCTTTCTGCAGGAAAAATCGTCTTCCCCACTTCAGCATGTTTTCTTCACCCCTCTATATAAATAGAAAACCAGAGAGACAGCGAAGCGTGCAATTAAACATGGCCATGAGCCAGGAGGGCGCCTGCGACATCAGCCTTTCTCTCGAGCTGAGCATTGGCCGGAGCTGGAGGAGCGCCAAGGAGTGCTCCGAGCCCTGTTTCACATTTAGCCTCAGCGACAGCTTCGGAGCTAGTGATGTTGGTTTCTCTGTTAAGAAAGAAACTGTTAGTCGTGATATAGCATGCGAGGAGGTGGAAGCGGAGAGGCTGCCGTCGTTCCGCAGCGGTGGAAGCGACGAGGACGACGACGTTGGCGCGAGGAAGAAGCTTAGGCTCACAAAGGAGCAGTCTGCTCTGTTAGAGAACAGATTCAAGGAGCACAGCACCATAAATACG AGGCAAAAGCATGCCCTGGCTGAGCAACTCAGTCTCCGGCCGCGGCAGATCGAAGTATGGTTTCAGAATAGACGGGCAAG GACTAAGCTGAAGCAGATGGAAGTGGACTGCGAGTTCCTAAAGAAACGCTGCCAGAAGTTGAGCGACGAGAACCGGAGGCTGCACAAAGAGCTACAACAGATAAAGACTCCGATCAAAGCTACACCATCTCACATGAGCTTCCCTGCTGCAGTCAACCTCACCGTCTGCCCTTCCTGTGAGAGCAGAGGTCACAGTGCTGGCAATGACCAAGACTAA